Proteins encoded in a region of the Mycoplasma feriruminatoris genome:
- the ligA gene encoding NAD-dependent DNA ligase LigA: protein MSKDQVLLRINQLKEQLNLWSKQYYVDDNPTVDDTEYDLALKELISLENLYPEFITLDSPSQKVGGMVSEKFEKVSHKTPMLSLGNVFSFEEFLDFNTQVSKVSNTLNNEYVAELKIDGLSISLVYENGSLITAATRGNGIVGEDVTINVKTIKSIPLQISKKERVEVRGEVFLSKAEFEKINQKRLLNNEDLFANPRNAAAGTLRQLDSKIVANRNLDAFLYYYISDDSNNLSQYESILKLNQLGFKTNKETKLCKNLDEIQAYINKYTDLKNDLDYQIDGIVFKINDKSLQNSLGFTSKIPKWAIAYKFPAEIKQTKLLDIFATVGRTGKITYNAKLEPVSLMGATISAATLNNAEYIKTKDLRINSVVKIKKAGDVIPEVIEAIKDDKFYELEKFKPDLYCPNCHSLLEKNEDEVDQFCINSNCSMKILRALQHFSSREAMNIVSLGDRSLEILFNLNIIKTISDIYRLEDHKERILEIENFGLKSYLNLIDSINQSKNNSFEKVLFGLGIRHIGSKTAKILAKQYQNIDNLMNASYDELVQINSIGSSLALSIIDWFKIPDNINLINELKSFNVNFKYLGVKINLDSIIANKSFVITGTLSRPREEFKTLIENNAGKVIGSISKKTDYLLAGDNVGSKLEKAKKLGVKIIDEQQFFDLLESMKG from the coding sequence ATGTCAAAAGATCAAGTTCTGTTAAGAATTAATCAATTAAAAGAACAATTAAATTTATGATCAAAACAATATTATGTTGATGATAATCCAACTGTTGATGATACTGAATATGATCTAGCTTTAAAAGAATTAATTAGTTTAGAAAATTTATATCCTGAATTTATAACATTAGATTCACCAAGTCAAAAAGTTGGTGGAATGGTTAGTGAAAAATTTGAAAAAGTTAGTCATAAAACTCCAATGTTAAGTTTAGGAAACGTTTTTAGTTTTGAAGAATTTTTAGATTTTAATACTCAAGTAAGTAAAGTTTCAAATACTTTAAATAATGAATATGTAGCTGAATTAAAAATTGATGGTTTATCAATTTCTTTAGTTTATGAAAATGGAAGTTTAATTACAGCTGCTACTAGAGGAAATGGAATAGTTGGTGAAGATGTTACTATTAATGTAAAAACAATTAAATCAATTCCTTTACAAATTAGTAAAAAAGAACGTGTTGAAGTAAGAGGAGAAGTCTTTTTATCAAAAGCTGAATTTGAAAAAATTAATCAAAAAAGACTTTTAAATAACGAAGATTTATTTGCAAATCCAAGAAATGCTGCTGCTGGAACTTTAAGACAGTTAGATTCAAAAATTGTAGCTAATAGAAATCTTGATGCTTTTTTATATTATTACATTAGTGATGATTCTAATAATTTATCTCAATATGAATCAATTTTAAAATTAAACCAATTAGGTTTTAAAACTAATAAAGAAACTAAGTTGTGTAAGAATTTAGATGAAATTCAAGCATATATAAACAAATATACTGATTTAAAAAATGATTTAGATTATCAAATTGATGGAATTGTTTTTAAGATTAATGATAAAAGTCTACAAAACAGTTTAGGTTTTACTAGTAAAATTCCAAAATGAGCAATAGCTTATAAATTCCCAGCTGAAATTAAACAAACTAAATTATTAGATATATTTGCAACAGTTGGAAGAACTGGAAAAATTACTTATAATGCCAAACTAGAACCTGTATCTTTAATGGGAGCTACAATTAGTGCAGCTACTTTAAATAATGCTGAATATATTAAAACAAAAGATTTAAGAATTAATAGTGTAGTTAAAATTAAAAAAGCAGGAGATGTTATTCCTGAAGTTATTGAAGCAATTAAAGATGATAAGTTTTATGAATTAGAAAAATTTAAACCTGATTTATATTGTCCAAATTGTCATTCCTTATTAGAAAAAAATGAAGATGAAGTTGATCAATTTTGTATAAATTCAAATTGTTCTATGAAAATATTAAGAGCATTACAACATTTTAGTAGTCGTGAAGCTATGAATATTGTAAGTCTTGGTGATAGAAGTTTAGAGATTTTATTTAATTTAAATATTATTAAAACTATTTCAGATATATATCGATTAGAAGATCATAAAGAACGAATTTTAGAAATTGAAAACTTTGGATTAAAAAGTTATTTAAATTTAATTGATTCAATTAATCAATCAAAAAATAACTCATTTGAAAAAGTTTTATTTGGTTTAGGAATAAGACATATTGGAAGTAAAACTGCAAAAATACTAGCTAAACAATATCAAAACATAGATAATTTAATGAACGCTAGTTATGATGAATTAGTGCAAATTAATTCAATTGGATCATCTTTAGCTTTATCTATTATTGATTGATTTAAAATACCAGATAATATCAATTTAATTAATGAATTAAAATCTTTTAATGTTAATTTTAAATATTTAGGAGTAAAAATTAATTTAGATTCAATTATTGCAAATAAATCATTTGTAATTACAGGTACTTTATCTCGTCCTAGAGAAGAATTTAAAACACTTATTGAAAATAATGCAGGTAAAGTAATTGGATCAATTTCTAAAAAAACTGATTATTTATTAGCTGGTGATAATGTCGGTTCTAAACTAGAAAAAGCTAAAAAATTAGGTGTTAAAATTATAGATGAACAACAATTTTTTGATTTATTAGAATCAATGAAAGGATAA
- the gatC gene encoding Asp-tRNA(Asn)/Glu-tRNA(Gln) amidotransferase subunit GatC produces MSKFSKEFWKELANDFMFELNETELENLIGVEDKLFDDFKKITSIDTTGVEPTFYTVDQIHSYLREDEPITTDCQKQILENAPSKHDDYITIARVVK; encoded by the coding sequence ATGTCAAAGTTTAGTAAAGAGTTTTGAAAAGAGTTAGCTAATGATTTTATGTTTGAATTAAATGAAACTGAACTTGAAAATTTAATTGGTGTTGAAGATAAACTTTTTGATGATTTTAAAAAAATAACAAGTATTGATACAACAGGAGTTGAACCAACTTTTTATACAGTTGATCAGATTCATTCTTATTTAAGAGAAGATGAACCAATTACTACTGATTGTCAAAAACAAATTTTAGAAAACGCACCAAGTAAACATGATGATTACATCACAATAGCAAGGGTGGTTAAATAA
- a CDS encoding amidase family protein produces MQDYRKKSIFEIHKDLVDKKYTVLDLTKEVLKNLKYELDSNAINYLAEIHALKQAKKVDENFDNNNLLCGIPYICKDNFSTKDIPTTASSKILENYIPNYSADLVDSLDKNQTILVGKSALDELGMGGTGLLSCNGKITNPWDKNRIVGGSSSGSAYLVAKGLVPFATGTDTGDSIRKPASYNGIVGFKPTYGVISRYGLLPYAPSLDTAGFFTRNVDDMAVLCDASYRNDERDFASTTADHVDFLKQINDFSNIKTFGYITSVIENLDQEHKTHYYTLFETLKNKGYEIKALDFRQDLLEAVLPVYLMIANSESVSTNSCLDGIKYGKRVEGNDYTQIMINSRTNGFGEIVRRRFAIGSLVLKGENQKKYLIQAKKVRTLINRDFHALFDQVDVLLLPSSLSIAPLIEDINNPNKKSADKDFIDNILVLANFTGSPSITIPFFKTKNMPVGINITTKVKTDLLTLQAAKLLENIIGIKNQIVED; encoded by the coding sequence ATGCAAGATTATAGAAAAAAAAGTATTTTTGAAATTCATAAAGATTTAGTAGATAAAAAATATACTGTTTTAGATCTAACTAAAGAAGTTTTAAAGAATTTAAAATACGAACTTGATTCTAATGCAATTAATTATTTAGCTGAAATTCATGCTTTAAAACAAGCTAAAAAAGTTGATGAAAACTTTGATAATAATAATTTGTTGTGCGGTATTCCATATATTTGTAAAGATAATTTTTCAACAAAAGATATTCCAACTACAGCTTCATCAAAAATTTTAGAAAATTATATTCCAAATTACTCAGCAGATTTAGTTGATTCACTAGATAAAAATCAAACAATTTTAGTTGGAAAATCTGCTTTAGATGAACTTGGAATGGGTGGAACTGGGTTATTATCATGTAATGGTAAAATTACAAATCCATGAGATAAAAATCGTATAGTTGGTGGTTCTAGTTCTGGGTCTGCTTATTTAGTTGCAAAAGGTTTAGTACCATTTGCAACAGGAACTGATACTGGTGATTCAATTAGAAAACCTGCAAGTTATAATGGGATTGTTGGATTTAAACCAACTTATGGAGTAATTTCAAGATATGGGCTATTACCATATGCTCCAAGTTTAGATACAGCTGGATTTTTTACAAGAAATGTTGATGATATGGCAGTATTATGTGATGCTAGTTATAGAAATGATGAGCGTGATTTTGCATCAACTACAGCTGATCATGTTGATTTTTTAAAACAAATTAATGACTTTTCAAATATTAAAACTTTTGGATATATAACTTCTGTAATTGAAAATTTAGATCAAGAACATAAAACTCATTACTATACATTATTTGAAACATTAAAAAATAAAGGTTATGAAATTAAGGCTTTAGATTTTAGACAAGATCTATTAGAAGCAGTTTTACCAGTTTATTTAATGATTGCAAATAGTGAAAGTGTTTCAACTAACTCATGTTTAGATGGAATTAAATATGGAAAAAGAGTTGAAGGAAATGACTATACACAAATAATGATTAATTCAAGAACTAATGGATTTGGTGAAATTGTAAGAAGAAGATTTGCAATTGGTTCACTAGTTTTAAAAGGTGAAAATCAAAAAAAATATTTAATACAGGCAAAAAAAGTTAGAACTTTAATTAATCGTGATTTTCATGCTTTATTTGATCAAGTTGATGTTTTATTATTACCATCATCACTAAGCATTGCTCCACTAATTGAAGATATTAATAATCCAAATAAAAAATCTGCTGATAAAGATTTTATAGATAATATTTTAGTTTTAGCCAACTTTACTGGTAGTCCTTCAATTACTATTCCATTTTTTAAAACTAAAAATATGCCAGTTGGAATTAATATAACAACAAAAGTTAAAACTGATTTACTAACATTACAAGCAGCTAAACTATTAGAAAATATTATTGGAATTAAAAACCAAATTGTAGAGGATTAA
- the gatB gene encoding Asp-tRNA(Asn)/Glu-tRNA(Gln) amidotransferase subunit GatB yields MQNFEIIIGVENHVELKTNSKMFSPTKVSYGQTPNTLANEIDLAYPGTLPSVNKKGVELAILACNALNMQIDTLLTFDRKNYFYPDLTKGFQITQQFNPIGRNGSLEITLENGSKKVVEIERLHIEEDTAKQIHKDNLTYLDYNRSGVGLVEIVTKPVLRSAEEACLYVEKLREILLFLNVSDVKMNEGSLRTDLNISLRPYGSDKFSHKVEIKNLNSISNIKKAVEFEINRQKEILLKNEIVDQQTRRFDDQTNSTILMRSKIDSIDYRYFTEPNIFPIQLEQKWVEKIIANSPELADQKRIRYVNKLGLTSEDANIILTSLEMTNFFEQTIKLTTNYNKVAKMLISEIQAKLNLENKTIDQIKLSPNNLASVINLIDKNIISSKQTKVIMPIILDSNDESVEQIVERLNLKLITDKDQISNLLVDIINQNKELLTQYTTRPERVIKTIMGQLMKITNGNVDPEIANEIVIKEIEKNL; encoded by the coding sequence ATGCAAAATTTTGAAATTATTATTGGAGTTGAAAATCACGTTGAATTAAAAACTAATTCAAAAATGTTTTCACCAACTAAAGTTAGTTATGGACAAACTCCAAATACTTTAGCAAATGAAATTGACCTAGCATATCCTGGAACTTTACCAAGTGTAAATAAAAAAGGAGTAGAACTAGCAATTTTAGCTTGTAATGCTTTAAATATGCAAATTGATACTCTACTAACTTTTGATCGTAAAAATTATTTTTATCCTGATTTAACTAAAGGTTTTCAAATCACTCAACAATTTAATCCAATTGGAAGAAACGGTTCTTTAGAAATAACTTTAGAAAATGGAAGTAAAAAAGTTGTTGAAATTGAACGTTTACATATTGAAGAAGATACAGCCAAACAAATTCATAAAGATAATCTAACTTATCTTGACTATAATAGATCAGGAGTTGGGTTAGTTGAAATTGTTACAAAACCAGTTTTAAGAAGTGCTGAAGAAGCTTGTTTATATGTTGAAAAATTAAGAGAAATTTTATTATTTTTAAATGTTAGTGATGTAAAAATGAATGAAGGTTCATTAAGAACTGATCTAAATATTTCACTAAGACCATATGGTAGTGATAAGTTTTCTCATAAAGTAGAAATAAAAAACTTAAACTCTATTTCAAATATTAAAAAAGCAGTTGAATTTGAAATTAATAGACAAAAAGAAATTTTATTAAAAAATGAAATTGTTGATCAACAAACTAGAAGATTTGATGATCAAACTAATTCAACTATTTTAATGAGAAGTAAAATTGATAGTATTGATTATAGATACTTTACTGAACCAAATATTTTTCCAATTCAACTAGAACAAAAATGAGTCGAAAAAATTATTGCAAATTCACCTGAACTAGCTGATCAAAAACGTATTAGATATGTAAACAAATTAGGTTTAACTAGTGAAGATGCCAATATTATTTTAACTAGTTTAGAAATGACTAACTTTTTTGAACAAACTATTAAATTAACTACAAATTATAATAAAGTAGCTAAAATGTTAATTTCTGAAATTCAAGCTAAACTAAATCTAGAAAATAAGACTATTGATCAAATAAAATTAAGTCCAAATAATCTTGCTAGTGTAATTAATTTAATTGATAAAAATATTATTTCATCAAAACAAACTAAAGTAATTATGCCTATAATCTTAGATTCTAATGATGAATCAGTTGAACAAATTGTTGAAAGATTAAATTTAAAACTAATTACAGATAAAGATCAAATTAGTAATTTATTAGTTGATATTATTAATCAAAATAAAGAATTATTAACTCAATATACTACTCGTCCTGAAAGAGTAATTAAAACAATTATGGGTCAATTAATGAAAATTACTAATGGTAATGTTGATCCTGAAATTGCAAATGAAATTGTAATTAAAGAAATTGAAAAAAACTTATAA
- a CDS encoding potassium channel family protein, with the protein MARKQNFAIIGVSNFTLSVIETLVQKRQSVTVFDIDERRLNLYLSEFDTVEGIVIDTTNKVALAKKGIQSYDWVIVGIENELESSLVTVLNLLDLKCNNITVKAKDDNYRRVLLALGLTENQIIVPNKIAGEITATRVIFNIDFDIEVHSIDDEFVSSTLEVKNPDLFNKNIQQVGLSTNKDFNIIQIRRKGKILLPDDYTELKEGDHIVVFARTTIINSLAEKIQGMIDEETNSSLLTQDQ; encoded by the coding sequence ATGGCAAGAAAACAAAACTTTGCAATTATTGGTGTTTCTAACTTCACATTATCTGTTATTGAAACTTTAGTACAAAAACGTCAATCTGTAACTGTATTTGATATAGATGAAAGACGTTTAAATTTATACTTATCTGAATTTGATACAGTTGAAGGAATTGTAATTGATACAACTAATAAAGTAGCTTTAGCAAAAAAAGGAATTCAATCATATGATTGAGTAATTGTTGGGATTGAAAACGAATTAGAATCATCACTTGTAACTGTTTTAAACTTATTAGATTTAAAATGTAATAACATAACAGTTAAAGCAAAAGATGATAATTATAGAAGAGTTTTACTAGCTTTAGGTTTAACTGAAAACCAAATTATTGTTCCTAATAAAATTGCTGGAGAAATCACTGCAACTAGAGTTATTTTTAATATTGATTTTGATATTGAAGTACATTCAATTGATGATGAATTTGTCTCTTCAACTTTAGAAGTTAAAAACCCTGATTTATTTAATAAAAACATACAACAAGTTGGATTATCAACAAATAAAGATTTTAATATTATTCAAATTAGAAGAAAAGGTAAGATTTTATTACCAGATGATTATACTGAATTAAAAGAAGGAGATCATATTGTAGTATTTGCAAGAACTACAATAATTAACAGTTTAGCTGAAAAAATTCAAGGAATGATTGATGAAGAAACTAACTCAAGTCTTTTAACTCAAGATCAATAA
- a CDS encoding potassium transporter TrkG: protein MFFKKKNTKKPKLKFTSKLFKKSSNFNEEKYKFFRLVKDIWPLSKTSGKIFLIYVAIILLGGLLLSIPNFSLTKHGEKYNWDFLTGIFIASSGFSDTGLTVLDVSHSYTFWGQFILLLLIEFGGIGVLTFKIVLFLIINKKISISDTIVAQSERGSATTSLTIDLIKDGFIWLTSVQVISAFILFFLFFFNEPSKNPSLEVVSPYHDFWKSLWFAVFHSTSAVNNAGFDIISPNSLQPYNVDNHRVYAIQMIFMLEWIIGGLGYPTFHDIKRKLKARKTKEKINFSLFTKINFWVYLVLFIFGPLAVFTTEYSNYNHSLIFHYFDENFNILNAKSNTVVFMDILFNTTASRNAGFSTIDISTFNSGSKAILSILMFIGSAPSSTAGGIRTTTFGILILSTLTIIKNQKFTSAFRKTIPSETVNRSYVAFFISTFLIFVALFVIYVDSNSVFHTLKNHNSASINTILLITSAFGTVGLSPLAHFQMYQLGIITKLSIILIMFIGQLGVSNTLLIFLKPARDKAYKYLEEDITIG from the coding sequence ATGTTTTTTAAGAAAAAAAATACTAAAAAACCTAAGTTAAAATTCACTTCAAAGCTTTTTAAAAAATCTTCAAATTTTAATGAAGAAAAGTATAAATTTTTCCGATTAGTTAAAGATATTTGACCACTTTCTAAAACTTCAGGAAAGATTTTTTTAATTTATGTAGCAATTATTTTATTAGGTGGATTATTATTATCAATTCCTAATTTTTCACTAACTAAACATGGAGAAAAATATAATTGAGATTTTTTAACTGGTATTTTTATTGCTTCTTCTGGGTTTAGTGATACAGGATTAACTGTTTTAGATGTTTCTCATTCTTATACTTTTTGAGGTCAGTTTATTTTATTATTATTAATTGAATTTGGTGGTATTGGAGTTTTAACTTTTAAAATAGTTTTATTTTTAATTATTAATAAAAAGATATCAATTTCAGATACTATTGTTGCTCAGTCAGAAAGAGGAAGTGCTACAACTAGTTTAACTATTGATTTAATTAAAGATGGATTTATTTGACTTACTTCAGTTCAAGTGATTTCAGCTTTTATTTTATTCTTTTTATTCTTTTTTAATGAACCATCAAAAAACCCAAGTTTAGAAGTAGTTTCACCTTATCATGATTTTTGAAAGTCATTATGATTTGCTGTTTTTCATTCAACTAGTGCTGTAAATAATGCTGGTTTTGATATTATTTCACCTAACTCATTACAACCTTATAATGTAGATAATCATAGAGTTTATGCTATTCAAATGATTTTTATGCTTGAATGAATTATTGGTGGGTTAGGTTATCCTACTTTTCATGATATTAAACGTAAATTAAAAGCTAGAAAAACTAAAGAAAAAATCAATTTTAGTTTATTTACTAAAATTAATTTCTGAGTGTATTTAGTATTATTTATTTTTGGTCCACTAGCTGTATTTACAACAGAATATTCAAATTATAATCACTCATTAATTTTTCATTATTTTGATGAGAACTTTAACATATTAAATGCTAAATCAAATACAGTTGTGTTTATGGACATTTTATTTAATACAACTGCTTCAAGAAATGCTGGATTTTCAACAATTGATATTTCTACTTTTAATTCTGGATCAAAAGCAATTTTATCAATATTAATGTTTATTGGTTCAGCTCCAAGTTCAACTGCTGGAGGAATCAGAACTACAACTTTTGGAATATTAATTTTATCAACCTTAACAATTATTAAAAATCAAAAGTTCACTAGTGCGTTTAGAAAAACAATACCAAGTGAAACAGTTAATAGAAGTTATGTTGCTTTCTTTATTTCTACGTTTTTAATTTTTGTTGCTTTATTTGTTATTTATGTTGATTCAAATAGTGTTTTTCATACTTTAAAAAATCATAATAGTGCTTCAATTAATACTATTTTATTAATTACTAGTGCTTTTGGTACTGTTGGATTAAGTCCTTTAGCTCATTTTCAAATGTATCAATTAGGGATAATTACTAAGTTATCAATTATTTTAATTATGTTTATTGGTCAATTAGGAGTTTCAAATACTTTATTAATCTTTTTAAAACCTGCAAGAGATAAAGCTTATAAATATCTTGAAGAAGATATAACTATAGGATAG
- a CDS encoding bifunctional 5,10-methylenetetrahydrofolate dehydrogenase/5,10-methenyltetrahydrofolate cyclohydrolase, with translation MVILDGKLVSKNRKELVKQQIDIYLNKGYRKPKLVVILIGNDQASELYVSNKIKACNLVGIDSLLLRFDENITSTMLSNQINQLNNDDNVDAILLQLPLPKHLNEQEFLQAIIPLKDVDGFHYINQGKMLEGYDTIYPCTPIGVVNLLKAYDIDVKSKDVTIIGTSNIVGKPLAIMLSNMGATVSMCNKNTKSLKKYTKISDIVISATGKQNIITKDMIKKNAIVIDIGITRDPITNKIVGDVDFENVKELCSYITPVPGGVGPMTVSMLLENTLELYKLHIGK, from the coding sequence ATGGTTATTTTAGATGGTAAGTTGGTTTCTAAAAACAGAAAAGAACTAGTAAAACAACAAATAGATATTTATTTAAATAAAGGATATAGAAAACCTAAATTAGTTGTAATTTTAATTGGAAATGATCAAGCAAGTGAATTATATGTTTCAAATAAAATTAAAGCTTGTAATTTAGTTGGAATTGATTCTTTATTATTAAGATTTGATGAAAATATTACAAGTACAATGTTATCTAATCAAATTAATCAATTGAATAATGATGATAATGTTGATGCGATTTTATTACAATTACCACTACCAAAACATTTAAACGAACAAGAGTTTTTACAAGCCATTATTCCTTTAAAAGATGTTGATGGTTTTCATTATATTAATCAAGGAAAAATGTTAGAAGGATATGATACTATTTATCCTTGCACTCCAATTGGTGTAGTTAATTTATTAAAAGCTTATGATATTGATGTTAAATCAAAAGATGTTACTATAATTGGAACTTCAAATATAGTTGGAAAACCTTTAGCTATAATGTTATCTAATATGGGTGCAACTGTTAGTATGTGTAACAAAAACACAAAATCATTAAAAAAATATACTAAAATATCTGATATAGTGATTTCAGCTACTGGAAAACAAAATATTATTACAAAAGATATGATTAAAAAAAATGCTATTGTTATTGATATTGGTATTACAAGAGATCCTATAACTAATAAAATAGTTGGTGATGTTGATTTTGAAAATGTCAAAGAACTTTGTTCTTATATAACTCCAGTTCCAGGTGGAGTAGGACCAATGACTGTTAGTATGTTATTAGAAAATACTTTAGAATTATACAAATTACACATAGGAAAATAG
- a CDS encoding BspA family leucine-rich repeat surface protein, translating to MKMLLKALSFILVSSSSLLVISCTNNKPSSSQNINSNTMNANTRNNNNNNNQNQPNMINDQREKNKRDLTEEEKQTINDIFTNQQDAFATFHNYQDVVDQLQVFLADKGLNEVILARPEEKNKTLDLDESGAKNSVKVRVFGNEFEFKPKTVKDTVETKYSDNKKEKAIQLGYKKQTEGNINYYVLNKLDENIKEVPIHLPLKVNSLKESFKDLKNDKVENIDKWDTKNIVSLSSMFSDAKKFNQNLSSWNVSNVKNMSHIFSGAESFNSKLDGWDVSKVTDMESMFDGAFSFNQNLNNWKTKSLKNLTSTFREAKKFNQPLEKWDVSNVTIMEGTFSDAISFNQDLSSWKTNNVGTMNGMFSGATSFKQDLKKWNVEKVGNAQNFAKDIKDNLPKEKLPKFREAYSEDKYIYGK from the coding sequence ATGAAAATGTTGTTAAAAGCTTTAAGTTTTATATTAGTAAGTAGTTCATCACTATTAGTAATTAGTTGTACAAATAATAAACCAAGTAGTAGTCAAAATATAAATTCTAATACAATGAATGCTAATACAAGAAATAATAATAATAATAATAATCAAAATCAGCCTAATATGATTAATGATCAAAGAGAAAAAAATAAAAGAGATTTAACAGAAGAAGAAAAACAAACTATTAATGATATTTTTACAAATCAACAAGACGCTTTTGCAACTTTTCATAATTACCAAGATGTTGTAGATCAACTGCAAGTTTTTTTAGCTGACAAGGGTTTAAATGAAGTTATATTAGCTAGACCAGAAGAAAAAAATAAAACGTTAGACTTAGATGAATCTGGTGCTAAGAACTCTGTAAAAGTCAGAGTTTTTGGTAATGAATTTGAATTTAAACCAAAGACTGTAAAAGATACTGTTGAAACTAAATATAGTGATAATAAAAAGGAAAAGGCTATTCAACTTGGATATAAGAAACAAACTGAAGGTAATATTAATTATTATGTTTTAAATAAATTGGATGAAAATATAAAAGAAGTCCCGATTCATTTACCACTAAAAGTTAATTCTTTAAAAGAATCCTTTAAAGATTTAAAAAATGATAAAGTAGAAAACATAGATAAATGAGATACTAAAAATATTGTTAGTCTAAGTAGTATGTTTTCAGACGCAAAGAAATTTAATCAAAATTTATCTAGTTGAAATGTATCAAATGTTAAAAATATGTCTCATATCTTTTCTGGTGCTGAGAGTTTTAATTCTAAATTAGATGGTTGAGATGTTTCTAAAGTTACTGATATGGAATCTATGTTCGATGGTGCTTTTTCATTTAATCAAAATTTAAATAATTGAAAAACAAAGAGTTTAAAAAATTTAACCTCTACATTTAGAGAAGCTAAGAAATTTAATCAACCATTGGAAAAATGAGATGTTTCTAATGTAACAATTATGGAAGGTACTTTTTCTGATGCTATTAGTTTTAATCAAGACCTTAGTTCTTGAAAAACAAATAATGTTGGTACAATGAATGGTATGTTTTCTGGCGCAACATCATTTAAACAAGATTTAAAGAAATGAAATGTTGAAAAAGTGGGAAATGCACAAAATTTTGCTAAAGATATAAAGGATAATTTACCCAAAGAAAAATTGCCAAAATTTAGAGAAGCTTACTCAGAAGATAAATATATTTATGGTAAGTAG
- the dhaK gene encoding dihydroxyacetone kinase subunit DhaK has translation MKKLINSPETLVNEMLEGLVKAYPDKLKRVDGFDVIVRKNAPVENKVALVSGGGSGHEPTHAGYVGYGMLDAAVAGAVFTSPTPDQVYEAIKNVNSNKGVLLIIKNYTGDILNFEMAQDMASMEGIEVDSVVVNDDVAVEDSLYTAGRRGVAGTVFVHKIAGAKAELGASLSEVKQVALKVVDNVRTMGMAISPCIVPAAGKSNFSLEEDEMEIGIGIHGEPGVYREKLKPVDQIVDTLTEKILSDITINKDDEVAVMVNGMGATPEMELLVINNHLNDILTKKGIKIYKTFVGNFMTSIEMGGFSISILKLDNELKELLDHKADTAGLKVF, from the coding sequence ATGAAAAAGTTAATCAATAGTCCTGAAACATTAGTTAATGAAATGCTAGAAGGTTTAGTTAAAGCTTATCCAGATAAATTAAAAAGAGTTGATGGTTTTGATGTAATTGTTAGAAAAAACGCCCCTGTTGAAAATAAAGTTGCTCTTGTAAGTGGTGGAGGTTCAGGTCATGAACCAACACATGCTGGTTATGTTGGATATGGTATGTTAGATGCAGCTGTTGCAGGAGCTGTATTTACTTCACCAACTCCAGATCAAGTATATGAAGCAATTAAAAATGTTAACTCAAATAAAGGAGTATTACTAATTATTAAAAACTATACTGGTGATATTTTAAACTTTGAAATGGCTCAAGATATGGCAAGTATGGAAGGAATTGAAGTGGATTCTGTAGTTGTTAATGATGATGTTGCTGTTGAAGATAGTTTATATACAGCTGGAAGAAGAGGAGTAGCTGGTACTGTTTTTGTACATAAAATAGCTGGAGCTAAAGCTGAATTGGGAGCTAGTTTAAGTGAAGTAAAACAAGTTGCTTTAAAAGTAGTTGATAATGTAAGAACTATGGGAATGGCAATTTCTCCATGTATTGTTCCAGCTGCTGGTAAATCTAATTTCTCATTAGAAGAAGATGAAATGGAAATTGGAATTGGAATTCATGGTGAACCAGGAGTTTATAGAGAAAAATTAAAACCAGTTGATCAAATTGTAGATACTTTAACTGAAAAGATTTTAAGTGATATTACTATTAATAAAGATGATGAAGTTGCAGTTATGGTTAATGGAATGGGTGCTACTCCTGAAATGGAATTATTAGTAATTAATAATCATCTAAACGATATATTAACTAAAAAAGGTATTAAAATTTATAAAACTTTTGTTGGAAACTTTATGACTTCTATTGAAATGGGTGGATTTTCAATTTCAATTCTAAAATTAGATAATGAATTAAAAGAATTATTAGATCATAAAGCAGATACTGCTGGACTTAAAGTATTTTAA